In Bombina bombina isolate aBomBom1 chromosome 6, aBomBom1.pri, whole genome shotgun sequence, a single genomic region encodes these proteins:
- the LOC128664820 gene encoding protocadherin gamma-B5-like, with protein sequence MAWQVIFFFFPFLCKAVSDQLQYSVYEEMKKGSIIGNVANDLGMDNTELFLRKLQISSQTEKQYFNINLENGNLIVIDRIDREAMCGRKQKCFLKLEILVENPVNIFHIKVEIQDINDNPPHFSKDVFDIEISEFASPGTHFILGNAQDPDLGINSLQSYKLSSNLHFTLGERTSTDGIKYPELVLEKPLDREEQSIYNLILTAYDGGTPVKSGTAQIRVIVHDVNDHFPAFSQDKYQVTVNENVPNGFLVLQLNATDEDEGSNAEITYSFSHIAKDAMETFTLDSKSGVIRIKKELDFEVTKVYEMMVEAKDGGGLVGHCTISIEIIDINDNAPKIILKSLTTPIPEDSLPGTLVAIINVQDLDSGKNGEVICQIFGKFPFKLLSSSVGYYKLVTTETLDRETTSDYNIIIKAEDEGSPPLYSNKTIQLTISDINDNLPVFDKTNYVFYVMENNLAGTSIYRVHASDLDTNENARIILSILNKDIENIPISSYASINSATGIIYAQRSFDYEQVREIKFQVIAKDSGSPPLSSNATVRICIMDRNDNAPKFLYPSTDTDEPALVEFIPHTSEKGYLITKVIAVDADSGHNAWLSYHFLQISEPVSFIIGQHTGEIRLARSLHDTDSLRQKVVVMVKDNGEPPLSATVTVKFVIGETYQQVLPEISSQPGNLETQSNVTFFLVISIAVISFLFIVIVIATVISKLKKASNPTAFSTLTRDLFPQVGLRYPSQFSDGTLPLPYSYNVCVALDSSQNEFAHLKPIQNVPTDNLIDTDDSVPGNDPLSNHLPSVNLTEVRCNSNENMNIVP encoded by the coding sequence ATGGCATGGcaagtaatatttttcttttttcccttccttTGTAAAGCTGTATCTGATCAGCTTCAGTACTCAGTTTATGAGGAAATGAAGAAAGGCTCTATAATAGGGAATGTTGCAAATGATTTAGGTATGGACAATACTGAATTATTCCTTAGAAAACTGCAAATATCTTCTCAGACAGAAAAACAGTATTTCAATATCAACTTAGAAAATGGGAACTTAATTGTGATTGATAGAATAGACAGGGAAGCAATGTGTGGGAGAAAGCAGAAATGTTTTTTGAAACTGGAAATATTGGTTGAAAATCCTGTGAATATTTTCCATATAAAAGTAGAAATTCAGGATATTAATGACAATCCACCTCATTTTTCTAAGGATGTATTTGATATAGAAATTAGTGAATTTGCTTCTCCTGGAACTCATTTTATTTTAGGGAATGCACAGGATCCAGACCTAGGTATTAATTCTTTACAAAGCTACAAACTCAGTTCCAACCTTCATTTCACACTGGGAGAAAGAACTAGCACTGATGGAATTAAATATCCTGAACTTGTGTTAGAAAAGCCTTTAGATCGTGAGGAGCAAAGCATCTATAATTTAATTCTCACTGCTTATGATGGAGGAACACCTGTAAAATCTGGAACTGCTCAAATACGGGTCATAGTTCATGATGTAAATGATCATTTTCCTGCATTCAGCCAAGATAAATATCAAGTAACTGTAAATGAAAATGTACCAAATGGTTTTCTAGTGCTCCAGCTTAATGCTACGGATGAAGATGAAGGTTCAAATGCAGAAATAACATATTCATTCAGCCACATTGCTAAAGATGCAATGGAAACTTTCACTTTAGATTCTAAAAGTGGagtaattagaataaaaaaagagctggactttgaagttacaaaagtttATGAGATGATGGTGGAAGCTAAAGATGGTGGTGGTTTAGTGGGGCATTGTACAATTTCAATTGAAATTATTGATATCAATGACAATGCTCCAAAAATAATACTTAAATCTTTGACTACACCTATTCCAGAGGACTCTTTACCAGGTACACTTGTAGCCATAATTAATGTTCAAGACTTGGATTCAGGAAAGAATGGTGAAGTTATTTGTCAAATTTTTGGAAAATTTCCATTTAAATTGTTATCTTCATCTGTAGGTTATTACAAACTTGTAACTACAGAAACTTTGGACAGAGAAACAACATCTGATTACAATATTATAATAAAAGCAGAAGATGAGGGATCTCCCCCATTGTATTCAAACAAGACAATTCAGTTAACAATATCAGATATAAATGACAATCTACCAGTTTTTGATAAAACAAATTATGTGTTCTATGTGATGGAAAATAACTTAGCTGGAACTTCAATATACAGAGTACATGCTTCAGATCTTGATACTAATGAGAATGCCAGAATAATACTCTCCATTCTTAATAAAGATATTGAGAATATACCCATATCATCATATGCTTCCATAAACTCAGCAACTGGAATTATTTATGCACAACGCTCATTTGATTATGAACAGGTAAGAGAAATTAAGTTCCAAGTAATTGCTAAAGACAGTGGATCTCCTCCTTTAAGCAGCAATGCCACAGTCAGGATATGTATCATGGACAGGAATGACAATGCTCCAAAGTTTCTCTACCCATCAACAGACACTGATGAACCAGCATTAGTTGAGTTTATTCCTCACACATCTGAGAAAGGTTATCTAATCACCAAAGTGATTGCAGTGGATGCAGACTCAGGACACAATGCTTGGCTCTCTTATCACTTTCTACAAATTTCCGAACCAGTTTCTTTCATCATCGGGCAGCACACAGGTGAAATTAGGTTAGCACGAAGTCTCCATGATACAGATTCTTTAAGGCAAAAGGTTGTAGTTATGGTAAAAGACAATGGTGAGCCTCCTCTTTCTGCTACAGTTACTGTAAAGTTTGTTATTGGAGAAACATATCAACAGGTTCTTCCAGAGATAAGCAGCCAACCTGGTAATTTAGAAACTCAATCAAATGTTACCTTTTTTTTAGTAATATCAATAgctgtgatttcttttttattcatagTGATAGTGATAGCTACAGTTATTTCTAAATTAAAGAAAGCAAGCAATCCAACTGCTTTCAGCACTCTAACTAGGGATTTGTTTCCTCAAGTTGGCCTCAGATATCCCTCTCAGTTTAGTGATGGAACCTTGCCACTCCCATACTCATACAATGTTTGTGTAGCACTTGACTCGAGCCAAAATGAATTTGCCCATCTCAAACCAATCCAGAATGTTCCAACAGACAATCTTATTGACACAGATGATTCAGTTCCTGGAAATGATCCACTAAGCAACCATTTGCCATCAGTTAACCTAACAGAGGTAAGATGTAATTCAAATGAAAATATGAACATTGTTCCTTGA
- the LOC128664821 gene encoding protocadherin gamma-B5-like: MAWQVIFFFLSFLCEAVSDQLHYSIYEEMKIGSLIGNVAKDLGMDNTELIIRKLQISSQTEKQYFNINLENGNLFVIDRIDRETICGIEQNCLLNLEVLVEKPVNIFHIRVEIQDINDNPPSFSKDVFDIEIGEFASPGTRFILGNAQDPDLGINSLQSYKLSSNLHFTLGEKTSTDGIKYPELVLEKPLDREEQSIYNLILTAYDGGTPVKSGTAQIRVVVHDVNDHSPAFNQDKYQVTINENVPNGFLVIQLNATDADDGSNAEIMYSFSHIAKNAMEAFTLDSQSGVIITKRELDFEVTKMYEMMVEAKDGGGLVGHCKVSIQIIDINDNAPKIILKSFTTPIPEDSLPGTLVALINVHDLDSGKNGKVICHVVGELPFKLIASSLGYYKLVTTQTIDRETTSDYNIIIKAEDEGSPPLYSNKTIQLTISDINDNPPVFVKTNDVTYVMENNLAGTSIYRVYASDIDINENAKIIFSILNTDIENMPISSYVSINSATGIIYAQRTFDYEQLREIQFQVMARDSGYPLLSSNATVRICIVDKNDNAPKFLYPSTDTDESAFVEFIPHTSEKGYLITKVIAVDADSGHNAWLSYHFLQVPEPVSFTIGHHTGEIRLARNLQDTEFLRQKVVVMVKDNGEPSLSATVSLQLVMGETYQQILPEISSQPVDLEAQPNVTFILVISIAVISILFILTVISTVISKFRKVSTPTAFGTLTRDLFPQVALRYSSQFSDGTLPLPYSYDVCVALDQSKNESAHLKPIQNVPTDNLIETVDSVPVNDLLNNHLPSDSLTEVRYISYLNKFI, encoded by the coding sequence ATGGCATGGCaagtaatatttttctttctttccttcctttgtGAAGCTGTATCTGATCAGCTCCATTACTCAATATATGAGGAAATGAAGATAGGCTCTTTAATAGGGAATGTTGCAAAGGATTTGGGTATGGACAATACAGAATTGATCATTAGAAAATTGCAGATATCTTCTCAGACAGAAAAACAGTATTTCAATATCAATTTAGAAAATGGGAACTTATTTGTGATTGATAGAATAGACAGGGAAACAATTTGTGGGATAGAGCAGAATTGCCTTTTGAATCTTGAAGTGTTGGTTGAAAAGCCTGTAAATATTTTCCATATAAGAGTTGAAATTCAAGATATAAATGATAATCCACCTAGTTTTTCTAAGGATGTATTTGATATAGAAATTGGTGAATTTGCTTCTCCTGGAACACGTTTTATTTTAGGAAATGCACAAGATCCAGATCTAGGTATTAATTCTTTACAAAGCTACAAACTCAGCTCCAACCTACATTTCACACTGGGAGAAAAAACTAGCACTGATGGAATTAAATATCCTGAACTTGTGTTAGAAAAGCCCTTAGATCGTGAGGAGCAAAGCATCTATAATTTAATTCTCACTGCTTACGATGGTGGCACACCTGTAAAATCTGGAACTGCTCAAATACGGGTTGTAGTTCATGATGTAAATGATCATTCTCCTGCATTCAACCAAGACAAATATCAAGTAACTATAAATGAAAATGTACCAAATGGTTTTCTAGTAATCCAACTTAATGCTACAGATGCAGATGATGGTTCAAATGCAGAGATTATGTATTCCTTCAGTCACATTGCTAAAAATGCTATGGAAGCTTTCACCTTAGATTCTCAAAGTGGAGTAATTATTACTAAGCGAGAGCTGGACTTTGAAGTTACAAAAATGTATGAGATGATGGTCGAAGCTAAAGACGGTGGCGGTTTAGTGGGACATTGTAAAGTTTCGATTCAGATAATTGATATCAATGACAATGCTCCAAAAATAATACTTAAATCTTTTACTACACCTATTCCAGAGGACTCCTTACCTGGTACACTTGTAGCACTAATTAATGTTCATGATTTGGATTCAGGAAAAAATGGTAAAGTGATTTGCCATGTTGTTGGTGAATTGCCATTTAAATTAATAGCTTCATCTTTAGGTTATTACAAACTTGTAACTACACAAACTATTGACAGAGAAACAACATCTGATTACAATATTATAATAAAAGCAGAAGATGAAGGATCTCCCCCCTTGTATTCAAATAAGACAATTCAGTTAACAATATCAGATATAAATGACAACCCCCcagtttttgttaaaacaaatgatgTGACCTACGTGATGGAAAATAACTTAGCAGGAACTTCAATATACAGAGTGTACGCTTCAGATATCGATATTAATGAGAATGCCAAAATAATATTCTCCATTCTTAATACAGATATTGAGAACATGCCCATATCATCATATGTTTCCATAAACTCAGCAACTGGAATTATTTATGCACAACGCACGTTTGATTATGAACAGTTAAGAGAAATTCAGTTCCAAGTAATGGCTAGAGACAGTGGATATCCTCTTTTAAGCAGCAATGCCACAGTCAGGATATGTATTGTGGACAAGAATGACAATGCTCCAAAATTTCTCTACCCTTCAACAGACACTGATGAATCAGCATTCGTTGAATTTATTCCTCACACATCTGAGAAAGGTTATCTTATCACCAAAGTGATTGCAGTGGATGCTGACTCAGGACACAATGCTTGGCTCTCTTATCATTTTCTACAAGTCCCAGAACCGGTTTCTTTCACCATTGGGCACCACACCGGAGAAATTAGGTTGGCACGTAATCTCCAGGATACAGAATTTTTGAGGCAAAAAGTTGTGGTTATGGTAAAAGACAATGGTGAACCTTCACTTTCTGCTACAGTGTCACTGCAATTGGTAATGGGAGAAACATATCAACAGATTCTTCCAGAGATAAGCAGTCAACCTGTGGACTTGGAAGCTCAGCCAAATGTAACCTTTATCCTAGTAATATCAATAGCTGTTATTTCTATTTTATTCATTTTGACAGTAATATCTACAGTTATTTCTAAATTTAGAAAAGTAAGTACTCCAACTGCTTTTGGCACTCTAACTAGGGATTTGTTTCCCCAAGTTGCCCTAAGATACTCTTCTCAGTTTAGTGATGGAACTTTGCCACTCCCATATTCATATGATGTTTGTGTAGCACTCGACCAAAGTAAAAATGAATCTGCACATCTTAAACCAATCCAGAATGTTCCAACAGACAATCTTATTGAAACAGTTGATTCAGTTCCTGTAAATGATCTTCTGAACAACCATTTGCCTTCAGATAGTCTAACAGAGGTAAGATATATTTcttatttaaataaattcatttga